Proteins co-encoded in one Lynx canadensis isolate LIC74 chromosome C1, mLynCan4.pri.v2, whole genome shotgun sequence genomic window:
- the GADD45A gene encoding growth arrest and DNA damage-inducible protein GADD45 alpha: MTLEEFSAGEQKTERMDKVGDALEEVLSKALSQRTITVGVYEAAKLLNVDPDNVVLCLLAADEDDDRDVALQIHFTLIQAFCCENDINILRVSNPGRLAELLLLETDASPAASEGAEQPPDLHCVLVTNPHSSQWKDPALSQLICFCRESRYMDQWVPVINLPER; the protein is encoded by the exons ATGACTTTGGAGGAATTCTCGGCTGGAGAGCAGAAGACCGAAAG GATGGATAAGGTGGGGGATGCCCTCGAGGAAGTGCTCAGCAAAGCCCTGAGTCAGCGCACCATCACCGTCGGGGTGTACGAGGCGGCCAAGCTGCTCAACGT CGACCCGGATAACGTGGTGCTGTGCCTGCTGGCGGCGGACGAGGACGACGACAGGGATGTGGCTCTGCAGATCCACTTCACCCTGATCCAGGCGTTCTGCTGCGAGAACGACATCAACATCCTGCGCGTCAGCAACCCGGGCCGACTGGCTGAGCTCCTGCTCCTGGAGACCGACGCAAGCCCAGCAGCGAGCGAGGGCGCCGAGCAGCCCCCGGACCTGCACTGCGTCCTGGTGACG AATCCACATTCATCACAGTGGAAGGATCCTGCCTTAAGTCAACTTATTTGTTTTTGCCGGGAAAGTCGCTACATGGATCAGTGGGTTCCAGTGATTAATCTCCCCGAACGGTGA